In Camelina sativa cultivar DH55 chromosome 17, Cs, whole genome shotgun sequence, the genomic stretch TACTTGCAAGGAAACAGATTCTCCGGCGAGATACCTCAAGTTCTGTTCAGTCTTACAAACCTCGTGAGGCTTAATCTCGCTTCCAACAGCTTCACTGGAGAGATCTCCTCTGGTTTTACAAACCTCACGAGGCTCAAGACTCTGTTTTTAGAGAACAACCAACTCTCTGGTTCAATCCCTGAGTTAGATTTACCGTTGGTTCAGTTCAACGTCTCTAATAACTCGTTGAACGGATCTATACCTAAGAATCTGCAGAGGTTTGAGTCTGATTCGTTTCTACAGACTTCGCTTTGTGGCAAACCGCTTAAACTTTGCCCTGATGAAGAAACTGTACCGAGTCAGCCTTCTTCTGGTGGAAACAGAACACTACCACCAAGTGTTGAAGGAAgtacggagaagaagaaaaagagcaaACTTTCCGGTGGAGCTATTGCCGGAATTGTGATCGGATGTGTGGTTGGTTTCGCTTTGATTGTTCTGATACTAATGGCGCTTTGCCGGAAAAAGGGTAAGGAGAGATCAAGAGCTGTTGACATTTCAACTATCAAACAGCAAGAAACTGAGGTTCCCGGCGATAAAGAAGCGGCGGATAACGGAAATGTCTACTCGGTGTCGGCGGCTGCAGCGGCGGCGATGACCGGGAACGGAAAAGCTGGAGAAGTTAACGGTCCAGCGACGAAGAAGCTTGTGTTTTTCGGTAACGCGACTAAAGTTTTCGATCTTGAAGACTTGCTGAGAGCTTCAGCGGAGGTTTTGGGGAAAGGAACGTTTGGGACGGCGTATAAGGCGGTGCTTGACGCGGTGACGGTTGTTGCGGTGAAGAGGCTGAAGGATGTGATGATGGCTGATAAAGAGTTTAGGGAGAAGATTGAATTGGTTGGTGCGATGGATCATGAGAACTTGGTGCCACTGAGAGCTTACTATTTCAGCAGAGATGAGAAGCTTCTTGTCTATGACTACATGCCTATGGGAAGCTTATCAGCTCTCTTACATGGTGAGTTTTTAcatcaaaaacatttaataagCTTCATCTAGGGTTCTTGTAGATTTAGTTTGCATTTACAATAGCTTTAGTGCTTAGTCTCGATTGAATTAGCATTGGGTGCTTTGCtttgtttagtttagtttttataattgtcttTTATCTGTTTACAGGAAACAGAGGAGCGGGAAGGAGTCCACTAAACTGGGACGTCCGATCACGAATTGCTATTGGTGCAGCTCGTGGGTTAGACTACCTTCACTCACAAGGCACTACGACCTCTCACGGCAACGTCAAATCCTCAAACATCCTCTTAACAAAATCCCACCATGCTAAAATCTCAGACTTTGGCTTAGCCCAGCTCGTTGGATCATCAGCAACAAATCCAAACCGTGCTACGGGTTACCGTGCGCCAGAAGTAACCGATCCAAAACGCGTGTCGCAGAAGGGTGACGTGTTCAGCTTCGGAGTTGTGTTGCTCGAGCTGATCACGGGAAAAGCTCCTTCGAACTCAGTGATGAACGAGGAAGGAGTTGATTTGCCGAGATGGGTCAAATCAGTGGCGAGGGATGAGTGGAGAAGAGAGGTTTTCGACTCGGAGTTGCTTAGCTTGGCgacgaaggaagaagagatgatgGCGGAGATGGTGCAGCTAGGGCTTGATTGTACGTCACAGCATCCGGACCAGAGGCCGGAGATGTCGGAAGTTGTTAGGAAGATGGAGAATTTGCGACCTTATTCAGACCAAGTTGACGAAGCTGATTaagtaaaaaatgtttaattattgaaatttttaattatttaattttaatgaaatgGTTGGGGGAAAAATCAGAAATgaagggtttttaattttaatttaaaatttttgaccCTACTTGTCAAAAAGGAAGAAGGGTTTTAGTGGTTAACTCTGCTGGCAATTGAAGTTGTGTTGTGTTTGGGCGTGAAGGATTTGGTGGtgatttttgtaattattgttGTTGCTTAAATCTACTTTTCTAAATTGTTGCTAATCATTTTGTCTCTTATGTTATAATCATACTCGTGACTTCATATCGTAATGTAAAGTTGTGTATATAGTGGCAAACGCAGTTGGTCAGTGTTTTGTGAAAATGATGTATTCAGTTTGtcgaacaaaaatacaaatctgtttggatttaaaatatatttttggttggCCACTTGTGGATCGCCCTTTTCCGGCAGATTTGATGCGTTTGATAGGTTTGTTGTACACTTTAGCTTTATCCACTAGAGAATAGTGTTATATCCGAAAACAACATTAGATCATTCGAAAtgaaaaattagtttaaaactACTTGTTTAGGTTTCGCCTGTTTAGCACTTGTTCAGCTTATTATGGTGTGGTGGAAGTTATGTGTAATTTTATGATACCAATACATTAGTTTCGTCAACATGTGATATATAAAGAACATGctatataaattatcttttgcTATCACAGAGACCCACATCCAATTTTAGTTCCGATGGAGAGACAGCTAATTATACCCAAAAATAAACACTTAACACATGATCTATagaatgaatgaatcaatacAAATTTGCTATTACTGAAATGT encodes the following:
- the LOC104758151 gene encoding probable inactive receptor kinase At1g48480; translated protein: MRVFPNSSMAILSVFLLTLLLSFPLPSTQDLNADRAALLSLRSAVRGRTFRWNIKQTSPCNWAGVKCESNRVTALRLPGVSLSGNIPEGVFGNLTQLRTLSLRLNALSGSLPNDLRTSSNLRHLYLQGNRFSGEIPQVLFSLTNLVRLNLASNSFTGEISSGFTNLTRLKTLFLENNQLSGSIPELDLPLVQFNVSNNSLNGSIPKNLQRFESDSFLQTSLCGKPLKLCPDEETVPSQPSSGGNRTLPPSVEGSTEKKKKSKLSGGAIAGIVIGCVVGFALIVLILMALCRKKGKERSRAVDISTIKQQETEVPGDKEAADNGNVYSVSAAAAAAMTGNGKAGEVNGPATKKLVFFGNATKVFDLEDLLRASAEVLGKGTFGTAYKAVLDAVTVVAVKRLKDVMMADKEFREKIELVGAMDHENLVPLRAYYFSRDEKLLVYDYMPMGSLSALLHGNRGAGRSPLNWDVRSRIAIGAARGLDYLHSQGTTTSHGNVKSSNILLTKSHHAKISDFGLAQLVGSSATNPNRATGYRAPEVTDPKRVSQKGDVFSFGVVLLELITGKAPSNSVMNEEGVDLPRWVKSVARDEWRREVFDSELLSLATKEEEMMAEMVQLGLDCTSQHPDQRPEMSEVVRKMENLRPYSDQVDEAD